From Vitis vinifera cultivar Pinot Noir 40024 chromosome 5, ASM3070453v1, the proteins below share one genomic window:
- the LOC100247793 gene encoding transmembrane emp24 domain-containing protein p24beta3, with amino-acid sequence MERRHTHRCATGFIFIALFFSFIHRISALSVTVNEVECVYEYVIYEGDTVSGNFVVVDHDIFWGSDHPGIDFTVTSPAGNTVHTLKGTSGDKFEFKAPRSGMYKFCFQNSYATPETVSFYIHVGHIPNEHNLAKDEHLDPINVKIAELREALESVTAEQKYLKARDTRHRHTNESTRKRVIFYTLGEYLLLALASGLQVVYIRRLFSKSVAYNRV; translated from the exons ATGGAGAGGAGGCACACGCACAGATGTGCAACCGGCTTTATTTTTATAGCTCTCTTTTTCAGCTTTATCCACCGTATCTCAGCTCTCTCCGTCACCGTCAACGAAGTAGAATGTGTTTATGAGTACGTTATCTACGAAGGTGACACCGTTTCTGGGAACTTTGTTGTCGTCGATCACGACATTTTCTGGGGCTCTGATCACCCTGGCATCGATTTCACT GTGACGTCTCCCGCAGGCAACACGGTGCACACTCTAAAGGGAACATCTGGGGACAAGTTTGAATTTAAGGCCCCACGAAGTGGAATGTACaaattttgtttccaaaatTCTTATGCAACACCTGAGACTGTCTCTTTCTATATACATGTTGGCCATATTCCCAATGAGCACAACCTCGCCAAAGATg AACATTTGGACCCCATAAATGTTAAAATTGCTGAGTTGAGAGAGGCACTGGAATCTGTTACAGCAGAGCAGAAGTATTTGAAAGCTCGAGATACTCGTCATCGTCACA CAAATGAAAGCACAAGAAAGCGTGTCATATTTTACACGCTGGGTGAGTACCTTTTGTTGGCACTTGCAAGTGGACTTCAAGTCGTTTATATCCGCCGTTTGTTCAGTAAATCAGTGGCATACAACCGAGTTTGA
- the LOC100258040 gene encoding uncharacterized protein LOC100258040, with amino-acid sequence MLLYKNSFEQTYYDILSVKEDASYEEIRGCYRSAILNSHPDKLQKTTETSNTDPESGDRFLKIQKAWETLSDPRSRAVYDSGLQASRQDTATAEDLSLEDMTIEDDGKVLELFYQCRCGDYFSVDSSELGEMGYAVFRDGSKISLQTPDSLPASFILPCGSCSLKVRLLINADTAVVVSDNL; translated from the coding sequence ATGCTTCTTTATAAGAACTCCTTTGAGCAAACTTACTATGACATTCTCTCTGTCAAGGAAGATGCAAGCTATGAAGAGATCCGTGGATGCTACCGATCTGCCATCCTCAATTCCCATCCTGATAAATTGCAAAAGACAACAGAGACATCCAATACTGATCCTGAGTCAGGAGATAGATTCCTGAAAATACAGAAGGCTTGGGAAACCCTCAGTGATCCAAGGTCACGAGCTGTTTATGATAGTGGGCTGCAAGCTTCAAGACAGGATACAGCCACAGCTGAAGATCTCAGCTTAGAGGATATGACAATTGAAGATGATGGCAAAGTATTAGAGCTCTTTTACCAGTGTCGCTGCGGTGATTACTTCTCTGTTGATTCGTCTGAATTGGGGGAAATGGGGTATGCTGTGTTTAGGGACGGAAGCAAGATCTCTTTACAGACACCAGATTCTTTGCCCGCATCGTTTATTCTTCCTTGTGGGTCTTGTTCTCTAAAAGTCCGCCTATTGATTAACGCAGATACTGCAGTAGTAGTTTCTGATAATCTGtaa
- the LOC100252909 gene encoding perakine reductase: MEDMPQIKIPRVKLGSQGLEVSRLGFGCAGLSGIYNSPLSHEAGCSVIKEAFYKGVTLFDTSDIYGANHDNEIMVGKALKELPREEIQLATKFGLQVLEVGKVVIKGTPEYVRDCCEASLKRLGVDYIDLYYQHRVDMSVPIEDTMEELKKLVEEGKIKYIGLSEASVDTIRRAHAVHPITALQMEYSFWAREIEEDIIPLCRELGIGIVAYSPLGRGFFGGKAVVESLPTQSILTMHPRFTGENLEKNKLIYARLEKLAAKHGCTLPQLALAWLFHQGDDVVPIPGTTKVKNLDNNIGSLGVKLTEDDLKEICDAVPLDEVNGNRDLSFLFEYNWKLADTPPKK; the protein is encoded by the exons ATGGAGGACATGCCTCAGATCAAAATCCCAAGAGTCAAATTGGGCAGTCAGGGATTGGAG GTTTCTAGATTGGGCTTTGGATGTGCAGGACTTTCTGGGATCTATAATTCACCCCTCTCCCATGAAGCTGGATGTTCAGTTATAAAGGAAGCTTTTTATAAGGGTGTCACCCTCTTTGATACATCAGATATTTATGGAGCAAATCATGACAATGAGATCATGGTTGGAAAG GCTCTGAAGGAGCTCCCTCGGGAAGAAATTCAATTAGCTACAAAATTTGGCCTTCAGGTGTTAGAGGTCGGTAAGGTTGTGATAAAGGGTACCCCTGAATATGTTCGGGACTGCTGTGAAGCCAGTCTAAAGAGGCTTGGTGTGGACTACATTGACCTTTACTATCAGCATCGTGTGGACATGTCAGTCCCAATAGAGGATACA aTGGAGGAGCTTAAGAAGTTGGTGGAGGAGGGAAAGATAAAATACATCGGTTTATCTGAAGCTAGTGTAGACACAATAAGGAGAGCCCATGCAGTTCATCCCATCACTGCCTTACAAATGGAGTATTCTTTCTGGGCCCGTGAAATTGAAGAAGATATAATTCCACTCTGCCG AGAGCTTGGTATTGGAATAGTAGCATATAGCCCTCTTGGTCGTGGATTCTTTGGTGGGAAGGCAGTTGTGGAGAGCTTGCCCACTCAGAGTATCCTG ACTATGCATCCAAGGTTCACTGGAGAGAATTTAGAGAAGAACAAACTTATATATGCCCGCCTTGAGAAACTGGCTGCAAAACATGGCTGCACTCTTCCTCAACTTGCTCTGGCATGGCTTTTCCATCAGGGAGATGACGTGGTTCCGATCCCTG GGACAACCAAAGTTAAGAACCTTGACAATAACATTGGATCCTTGGGAGTGAAGCTTACTGAGGATGATCTGAAAGAAATTTGTGATGCTGTGCCTCTTGATGAAGTGAATGGCAATAGAGATCTCAGCTTTTTATTTGAGTACAATTGGAAGTTAGCAGATACCCcaccaaaaaaatag